One genomic region from Ornithinimicrobium flavum encodes:
- the narI gene encoding respiratory nitrate reductase subunit gamma produces the protein MSTFLWVIFPYICLAIFVVGHVWRYRYDKFGWTTRSSQLYEDKLLRIGSPLFHFGMLFVAVGHFMGLVVPQSWTDRAGVSQELYHIVALAGGLPAGIAALVGLAILVYRRRTTGPVFRATTVNDKVMYAVLAVVIVLGMWNTVAGSLLNLGIAGDHYNYRDGVSPWFRQIFWFQPDASLMEGAPIGFQLHALAAFLLFAMWPFTRLVHVFSAPLGYLVRPYIVYRSRDDRPGVATGSRAQKRGWERVG, from the coding sequence ATGAGCACCTTTCTCTGGGTCATCTTCCCCTACATCTGCCTGGCGATCTTCGTCGTGGGGCACGTCTGGCGCTACCGCTACGACAAGTTCGGGTGGACCACCCGCAGCTCCCAGCTCTACGAGGACAAGCTGCTGCGGATCGGCAGCCCGCTGTTCCACTTCGGCATGCTCTTCGTCGCGGTGGGCCACTTCATGGGGCTCGTCGTGCCGCAGAGCTGGACCGACCGGGCCGGGGTGAGCCAGGAGCTCTACCACATCGTCGCGCTGGCGGGTGGGCTCCCGGCGGGCATCGCGGCCCTCGTGGGCCTGGCCATCCTGGTCTACCGTCGCCGGACCACGGGCCCGGTCTTCCGCGCGACCACGGTCAACGACAAGGTCATGTATGCCGTGCTGGCCGTCGTCATCGTCCTCGGCATGTGGAACACCGTGGCGGGCAGCCTGCTCAACCTCGGCATCGCGGGGGACCACTACAACTACCGGGACGGCGTCTCCCCGTGGTTCCGCCAGATCTTCTGGTTCCAGCCGGACGCCTCGCTGATGGAGGGCGCGCCGATCGGCTTCCAGCTGCACGCGCTGGCCGCCTTCCTGCTCTTCGCGATGTGGCCCTTCACCCGGCTCGTGCACGTCTTCTCCGCCCCGCTGGGTTACCTCGTGCGCCCCTACATCGTCTACCGCAGCCGTGACGACCGCCCGGGCGTCGCCACCGGCAGCCGGGCCCAGAAGCGCGGGTGGGAGCGGGTCGGATGA
- the narJ gene encoding nitrate reductase molybdenum cofactor assembly chaperone, translated as MLPWRRHRRARPGLDARAQADTWQLCSLLLDYPDEALPARLPVLREVVEGLPASAADPLRRFLDHVASTVEQHGLGALQVAYVDTFDVTRKCALHLTYFLHGDTRNRGVALVRFKQVYRQHGVELSAPDGEGEELPDFLPVVLEFGATTAPDAAWKLLNDHRVGIELLRRALEKRSSPWLDVLAAVRATLPQLDQDDEKALLKLIAEGPPKETVGLDDASLNAPYAMDPALDRLREPPASGCDHTQGASPPVNPPKSGAFAPLTLIDVSDNQAPSSRLSESGAPR; from the coding sequence ATGCTTCCCTGGAGGCGGCACCGCCGTGCCCGTCCCGGTCTGGACGCGCGCGCCCAGGCGGACACCTGGCAGCTGTGCTCCCTGCTCCTGGACTACCCCGACGAGGCGCTGCCGGCGCGGCTGCCGGTGCTGCGGGAGGTGGTCGAGGGGCTGCCCGCGTCCGCCGCGGACCCCCTGCGCCGTTTCCTCGACCACGTCGCCTCCACCGTGGAGCAGCACGGGCTCGGGGCGCTCCAGGTGGCCTACGTCGACACCTTCGACGTCACGCGCAAGTGCGCCCTGCACCTCACCTACTTCCTCCACGGTGACACCCGCAACCGCGGCGTCGCGCTCGTCCGGTTCAAGCAGGTCTACCGCCAGCACGGGGTCGAGCTGAGCGCCCCGGACGGCGAAGGGGAGGAGCTGCCGGACTTCCTGCCGGTGGTGCTCGAGTTCGGCGCGACGACCGCACCGGACGCCGCCTGGAAGCTGCTCAACGACCACCGGGTCGGGATCGAGCTGCTCCGGCGAGCCCTGGAGAAGCGCTCCTCACCGTGGCTGGACGTGCTGGCCGCGGTCCGCGCCACCCTGCCCCAGCTCGACCAGGACGACGAGAAGGCCCTGCTCAAGCTCATCGCCGAGGGCCCGCCGAAGGAGACCGTCGGGCTCGACGACGCCTCGCTCAACGCTCCCTACGCCATGGACCCGGCCCTCGACCGCCTCCGCGAACCTCCCGCCAGCGGCTGCGACCACACACAGGGGGCTTCGCCCCCCGTGAACCCCCCGAAGAGCGGTGCGTTCGCTCCGCTCACCCTGATCGACGTTTCGGACAACCAGGCTCCTTCGTCGCGGTTGTCCGAGTCAGGAGCCCCGCGATGA
- the narH gene encoding nitrate reductase subunit beta, whose translation MRVMAQMAMVMNLDKCIGCHTCSVTCKQAWTNRQGTEYVWFNNVETRPGLGYPRGYEDQEVWKGGWEVTEGGRLRLKAGGRLTKLLNIFSNPKMPSINDYYEPWTYDYETLLNAPAQDTFPVARPYSLISGKQINIAWSANWDDDLGGSQEHAVKDPMLKGIEDKVKFEFEETFMFYLPRICEHCLNPSCAASCPSGAIYKRAEDGIVLVDQDQCRGWRMCVTGCPYKKVYFNHKTGKAEKCTFCYPRVEVGIPTVCAETCVGRLRYIGLMLYDADKVLEAAAVQDEHELYEAQRSVFLDPRDPAVAREAERAGIPGDWIEAAKRSPVLKLIQDYKVALPLHPEYRTMPMVWYIPPLSPVVDVIKDTGYDAEDKDNLFAAIDALRIPVEYLANLFTAGDVRPVNDVLRKLAAMRSYMRDINLGRDPRAEIPEAVGMTEEEMYEMFRLLAIAKYEDRYVIPSAHGEEAHALEEIATDCPVSGFDDELLDSGPFGEGSGRGATTPVAVENFKMLQQRQTQDSLVSGGAKRGRVNLLNWDGKGVPEGLFPGRGDEPTDVPQTVSASGPADLEGGRARPDNTAGSEEGRR comes from the coding sequence ATGCGCGTCATGGCACAGATGGCCATGGTCATGAACCTGGACAAGTGCATCGGGTGTCACACCTGCTCGGTCACCTGCAAGCAGGCCTGGACCAACCGGCAGGGCACGGAGTACGTCTGGTTCAACAACGTGGAGACCCGGCCCGGTCTGGGGTACCCACGCGGCTACGAGGACCAGGAGGTGTGGAAGGGCGGCTGGGAGGTCACCGAGGGCGGCCGGCTGCGGCTCAAGGCCGGGGGCCGGCTGACCAAGCTGCTCAACATCTTCTCCAACCCCAAGATGCCGAGCATCAACGACTACTACGAGCCGTGGACCTACGACTACGAGACCCTGCTCAACGCCCCGGCGCAGGACACCTTCCCGGTGGCCCGCCCCTACTCGCTGATCTCCGGCAAGCAGATCAACATCGCCTGGTCGGCCAACTGGGACGACGACCTCGGTGGCTCCCAGGAGCACGCCGTCAAGGACCCGATGCTCAAGGGCATCGAGGACAAGGTGAAGTTCGAGTTCGAAGAGACCTTCATGTTCTACCTGCCGCGGATCTGCGAGCACTGCCTCAACCCCAGCTGCGCGGCCTCCTGCCCCTCCGGGGCCATCTACAAGCGGGCCGAGGACGGGATCGTCCTGGTCGACCAGGACCAGTGCCGGGGCTGGCGCATGTGCGTCACCGGCTGCCCCTACAAGAAGGTCTACTTCAACCACAAGACCGGCAAGGCCGAGAAGTGCACCTTCTGCTACCCCCGGGTCGAGGTCGGCATCCCCACGGTGTGCGCCGAGACCTGCGTGGGGCGGCTGCGCTACATCGGGCTCATGCTCTACGACGCGGACAAGGTGCTCGAGGCGGCCGCGGTGCAGGACGAGCACGAGCTCTACGAGGCGCAGCGGTCGGTCTTCCTCGACCCGCGGGACCCGGCCGTGGCGCGCGAGGCCGAGCGGGCCGGCATTCCCGGTGACTGGATCGAGGCGGCCAAGCGCTCGCCGGTCCTCAAGCTGATCCAGGACTACAAGGTGGCGCTGCCGCTGCACCCGGAGTACCGCACCATGCCGATGGTCTGGTACATCCCGCCGCTGTCGCCGGTCGTCGACGTCATCAAGGACACCGGCTACGACGCCGAGGACAAGGACAACCTCTTCGCGGCCATCGACGCGCTCCGGATCCCCGTCGAGTACCTCGCCAACCTCTTCACCGCCGGCGACGTGCGCCCGGTCAACGACGTGCTGCGCAAGCTGGCGGCCATGCGCTCCTACATGCGGGACATCAACCTCGGCCGCGACCCGCGCGCGGAGATCCCCGAGGCGGTCGGCATGACCGAGGAGGAGATGTACGAGATGTTCCGGCTCCTGGCGATCGCCAAGTACGAGGACCGCTACGTCATCCCCTCCGCCCACGGCGAGGAGGCGCACGCCCTGGAGGAGATCGCCACCGACTGCCCCGTCAGCGGCTTCGACGACGAGCTCCTGGACTCCGGCCCGTTCGGCGAGGGGTCGGGCCGCGGCGCGACGACCCCCGTGGCGGTGGAGAACTTCAAGATGCTCCAGCAGCGGCAGACCCAGGACTCCCTGGTCTCCGGCGGTGCCAAGCGCGGCCGGGTGAACCTGCTCAACTGGGACGGCAAGGGCGTCCCGGAGGGTCTCTTCCCCGGACGGGGCGACGAGCCGACCGACGTCCCGCAGACCGTGTCCGCCAGCGGTCCCGCCGACCTCGAGGGCGGACGGGCGCGGCCGGACAACACGGCCGGGTCCGAGGAGGGGCGGCGCTGA
- a CDS encoding nitrate reductase subunit alpha produces the protein MSERTSTRLDGPLSQALVSTSRFFTRGEVSEDQRSVHVTGGRAGDAFYRDRWSHDKVVRSTHGVNCTGSCSWKVYVKDGIITWEAQQTDYPSAGADRPEYEPRGCPRGAAFSWYTYSPTRVRYPYVRGVLLQMFREAVREYGDPVVAWASIVQDEEKARVYKSARGKGGLVRSTWEEVVDLVAAAYVYTVKRHGPDRIAGFSPIPAMSPVSYASGARFNELIGAPMLSFYDWYADLPNASPQMFGDQTDVPESGDWWDAAYLIMWGSNVPLTRTPDAHWMTEARYRGQKVVAVAPDYAENVKFADEWVASAPGTDAALAMGMGHVVLKEFFVDRQVDFFVDYNQRFTDLPYLVTLDPAEDGAFTPGKFLTAGDLDGSYPEHETANALWKPAVLDRTTDDVAIPNGSIGHRYGEEDAGRWNLELGDIDPVLSLYGDTGEAVEVLLPRFDNVEGHVHHERRGVPVRRIGGHLVTTVLDLMLAHYGVGRDGLPGHWPTGYEDPSVPATPAWAAEVSGAPVEQIIRIGREWAQSAIDTQGRGMILMGAGTNHWYHSDQIYRAMLVLTTICGTQGRNGGGWAHYVGQEKVRPIMGFQHLAFALDWVRPPRHMNQTAYWYVHTSQYRYDTFDADGINGATGAFSGRTTMDLLAQSVRLGWTPSYPQFDRSSLTVADEAAQAGVPAAQYVTDQLKAGTLKFAVEDPEDPENHPRILALWRANLLGSSAKGNEYFLKHLLGTDNAVRAAEAAPDQRPTDVVWPERAGEGKLDLLMTLDFRMTSSTLFSDVVLPAATWYEKHDINTTDMHPFVHSFNPAISPPWQSKSDWDAWKEIARRFSELAVDHLGTRKDVVTKPLWHDTPEAMATVHGRVLDWRTGEVEPVPGKTLPVIAEVERDYTAVYDKMTSIGPLLESVGMLTKGVKYEVSREIGILGGRNGIVHRPGSAADGRPRMETDIQVADAIMHLSGVCNGHIATQGFKFLEQRTGTQLHDLSAEHEGKQITFADTQAAPVPVITSPEWSGSESGGRRYSPFTINIERSKPFHTLTGRQQFYLDHDWMQGMGESLPTYRPPLDMTTLFGERRLGDTTDELGAVAVSVRYLTPHNKWSIHSEYQDNLFMLSLSRGGQTIWMSDVDATKIGVRDNDWIEAVNRNGVVACRAIVSHRMPEGTVYMHHAQDRLIDVPLTETDGKRGGIHNSLTRILLKPSHIIGGYAQHAYFFNYIGPTGNNRDEVTMIRKRTAKVEY, from the coding sequence ATGAGTGAGCGCACCTCGACCCGCCTCGACGGACCCCTGAGCCAGGCCCTGGTGAGCACCAGCCGGTTCTTCACCCGCGGGGAGGTCTCCGAGGACCAGCGGTCGGTGCACGTCACCGGCGGACGGGCCGGGGACGCGTTCTACCGGGACCGCTGGAGCCACGACAAGGTGGTCCGCTCCACGCACGGCGTCAACTGCACGGGGTCGTGCTCGTGGAAGGTCTACGTCAAGGACGGGATCATCACCTGGGAGGCCCAGCAGACCGACTACCCGTCCGCCGGGGCCGACCGGCCCGAGTACGAACCCCGCGGCTGCCCCCGCGGCGCGGCCTTCTCCTGGTACACCTACAGCCCCACCCGGGTGCGCTACCCCTACGTGCGCGGGGTGCTGCTGCAGATGTTCCGCGAGGCCGTGCGGGAGTACGGCGACCCGGTCGTGGCCTGGGCCTCGATCGTCCAGGACGAGGAGAAAGCGCGCGTCTACAAGTCAGCCCGTGGCAAGGGCGGGCTGGTCCGCTCGACCTGGGAGGAGGTGGTGGACCTGGTGGCCGCCGCCTACGTCTACACGGTCAAGCGGCACGGCCCCGACCGGATCGCCGGTTTCTCCCCCATCCCGGCGATGTCGCCGGTGTCCTACGCCTCCGGCGCCCGCTTCAACGAGCTCATCGGCGCCCCGATGCTCTCGTTCTACGACTGGTACGCCGACCTGCCCAACGCCTCCCCGCAGATGTTCGGGGACCAGACCGACGTGCCCGAGTCCGGGGACTGGTGGGACGCCGCATACCTCATCATGTGGGGCTCCAACGTCCCCCTGACCCGCACCCCGGACGCCCACTGGATGACCGAGGCCCGCTACCGCGGCCAGAAGGTCGTCGCCGTGGCTCCCGACTACGCCGAGAACGTCAAGTTCGCCGACGAGTGGGTCGCCTCGGCCCCCGGCACGGACGCCGCCCTGGCGATGGGCATGGGCCACGTCGTGCTCAAGGAGTTCTTCGTCGACCGCCAGGTCGACTTCTTCGTCGACTACAACCAGCGCTTCACCGATCTGCCCTACCTCGTGACCCTCGACCCGGCCGAGGACGGGGCGTTCACGCCCGGCAAGTTCCTGACCGCAGGCGACCTGGACGGGTCCTACCCCGAGCACGAGACCGCCAACGCGCTGTGGAAGCCGGCCGTCCTGGACCGCACCACCGACGACGTGGCCATCCCCAACGGCTCGATCGGTCACCGCTACGGGGAGGAGGACGCCGGACGGTGGAACCTCGAGCTCGGGGACATCGACCCCGTCCTGTCGCTCTACGGTGACACCGGCGAGGCCGTGGAGGTGCTGCTGCCCCGCTTCGACAACGTCGAGGGCCACGTGCACCACGAGCGGCGCGGCGTGCCCGTCCGGCGCATCGGTGGCCACCTGGTCACGACCGTCCTGGACCTCATGCTGGCCCACTACGGCGTGGGGCGCGACGGGCTCCCGGGCCACTGGCCCACCGGCTACGAGGACCCGTCGGTGCCGGCCACGCCCGCGTGGGCCGCCGAGGTGAGCGGGGCCCCGGTCGAGCAGATCATCCGGATCGGCCGGGAGTGGGCGCAGAGCGCCATCGACACCCAGGGCCGGGGCATGATCCTCATGGGTGCCGGCACCAACCACTGGTACCACTCCGACCAGATCTACCGCGCCATGCTGGTCCTCACGACGATCTGCGGCACGCAGGGACGCAACGGGGGCGGCTGGGCCCACTACGTCGGGCAGGAGAAGGTCCGCCCGATCATGGGCTTCCAGCACCTGGCCTTCGCCCTGGACTGGGTGCGCCCGCCGCGGCACATGAACCAGACGGCCTACTGGTACGTCCACACCTCCCAGTACCGATACGACACCTTCGACGCCGACGGGATCAACGGGGCGACCGGGGCCTTCTCCGGCCGGACCACGATGGACCTGCTCGCGCAGTCGGTGCGGCTGGGGTGGACGCCCTCCTACCCGCAGTTCGACCGCTCCTCGCTGACGGTCGCCGACGAGGCCGCGCAGGCCGGGGTGCCGGCGGCGCAGTACGTCACCGACCAGCTGAAGGCGGGGACGCTGAAGTTCGCCGTGGAGGACCCGGAGGACCCGGAGAACCACCCGCGCATCCTCGCGCTGTGGCGCGCCAACCTGCTGGGGTCCTCGGCCAAGGGCAACGAGTACTTCCTCAAGCACCTCCTCGGCACCGACAACGCGGTCAGGGCCGCCGAGGCCGCACCGGACCAGCGGCCCACGGACGTCGTCTGGCCCGAGCGGGCCGGCGAGGGCAAGCTCGACCTGCTGATGACCCTGGACTTCCGGATGACCAGCTCGACGCTGTTCTCCGACGTGGTCCTGCCGGCGGCGACCTGGTACGAGAAGCACGACATCAACACCACCGACATGCACCCCTTCGTGCACTCCTTCAACCCCGCGATCTCCCCGCCGTGGCAGTCCAAGAGCGACTGGGACGCGTGGAAGGAGATCGCCCGCCGGTTCTCCGAGCTGGCCGTGGACCACCTGGGCACCCGCAAGGACGTCGTGACCAAGCCTCTCTGGCACGACACCCCGGAGGCGATGGCGACCGTCCACGGGCGGGTGCTGGACTGGCGGACGGGTGAGGTGGAGCCCGTCCCGGGCAAGACGCTGCCGGTCATCGCCGAGGTGGAGCGGGACTACACGGCCGTCTACGACAAGATGACCTCGATCGGCCCCCTGCTGGAGTCGGTCGGCATGCTCACCAAGGGCGTGAAGTATGAGGTCTCCCGGGAGATCGGGATCCTGGGTGGCCGCAACGGGATCGTGCACCGCCCGGGCTCGGCGGCCGACGGTCGGCCGCGGATGGAGACCGACATCCAGGTCGCGGACGCGATCATGCACCTGTCCGGCGTGTGCAACGGTCATATCGCGACCCAGGGCTTCAAGTTCCTCGAGCAGCGCACCGGCACCCAGCTGCACGACCTGTCGGCCGAGCACGAGGGCAAGCAGATCACCTTCGCCGACACCCAGGCCGCCCCGGTGCCTGTCATCACCTCGCCGGAGTGGTCCGGGTCGGAGAGCGGAGGTCGGCGCTACAGCCCGTTCACCATCAACATCGAGCGGTCCAAGCCCTTCCACACCCTCACCGGCCGGCAGCAGTTCTACCTCGACCACGACTGGATGCAGGGGATGGGCGAGTCGCTGCCCACCTACCGGCCCCCGCTGGACATGACCACCCTCTTCGGGGAGCGGCGCCTGGGCGACACCACGGACGAGCTCGGCGCGGTGGCCGTCTCGGTCCGTTACCTCACCCCCCACAACAAGTGGTCCATCCACTCCGAGTACCAGGACAACCTCTTCATGCTCTCCCTGTCCCGGGGCGGGCAGACGATCTGGATGTCGGACGTGGACGCCACCAAGATCGGCGTGCGCGACAACGACTGGATCGAGGCGGTCAACCGCAACGGCGTCGTGGCCTGCCGCGCCATCGTCAGCCACCGGATGCCGGAGGGGACGGTCTACATGCACCACGCCCAGGACCGCCTCATCGACGTGCCGCTCACCGAGACCGACGGGAAGCGGGGCGGCATCCACAACAGCCTGACCCGGATCCTGCTCAAACCGAGCCACATCATCGGCGGCTACGCCCAGCACGCCTACTTCTTCAACTACATCGGCCCGACCGGCAACAACCGGGACGAGGTCACGATGATCCGCAAGCGGACCGCGAAGGTGGAGTACTGA
- a CDS encoding helix-turn-helix transcriptional regulator, which yields MATERVSTDGSVLLLSRVRRSIVDQLSSLPRLAVEGRPTRDRGLTAAELGKVLGLHSTTVRFHLDRLVAAGLVGAHSVRSGGAGRPAKRYFAVEEEPTPAPTIEGPYQVLAGLLAAALDPAAGDQLSPEEAGIQWVRRRLTADTGHEAPTAARRPGEWVAKVGAVVDLLQEWGYTPDLEVTGRRGDVTLTLTDCPFLDLARERPEVVCGVHRGLLKGALEVAGEDAAGVSLTPFVGPRTCRAVLLRDGAAPAAPIVPGPFRTPPDLPPVNPLPVAPGDPHE from the coding sequence ATGGCGACGGAGCGGGTGAGCACGGACGGCTCAGTGCTGCTGCTGTCCCGCGTCCGACGCTCGATCGTCGACCAGCTGTCGTCGCTTCCCCGCCTCGCGGTGGAAGGTCGGCCGACGCGCGACCGGGGCCTGACCGCCGCCGAGCTGGGCAAGGTCCTCGGGCTGCACAGCACGACGGTGCGCTTCCATCTCGACCGGCTCGTGGCCGCGGGCCTGGTCGGTGCGCACTCCGTCCGCTCGGGCGGAGCCGGGCGCCCGGCCAAGCGCTACTTCGCCGTGGAGGAGGAGCCGACGCCCGCTCCCACCATCGAGGGTCCCTACCAGGTCCTCGCGGGCCTGCTCGCCGCCGCCCTCGACCCCGCCGCCGGCGACCAGCTGTCGCCGGAGGAGGCGGGGATCCAGTGGGTCCGGCGGCGGCTGACCGCCGACACCGGGCACGAGGCGCCCACCGCCGCGCGTCGGCCCGGGGAGTGGGTGGCCAAGGTGGGGGCCGTCGTCGACCTCCTGCAGGAGTGGGGCTACACCCCGGACCTGGAGGTGACCGGTCGCCGCGGCGACGTCACCCTCACGCTGACGGACTGCCCCTTCCTCGACCTGGCGCGGGAGCGTCCCGAGGTGGTCTGCGGCGTGCACCGAGGACTCCTCAAGGGCGCGCTCGAGGTGGCCGGCGAGGATGCCGCCGGGGTGAGCCTCACGCCCTTCGTCGGGCCGCGCACCTGCCGCGCGGTCCTGCTGCGCGACGGTGCCGCCCCCGCCGCCCCGATCGTGCCGGGCCCGTTCCGCACGCCCCCCGACCTGCCCCCCGTCAACCCCCTCCCCGTCGCACCAGGAGACCCGCATGAGTGA
- a CDS encoding MFS transporter produces MSTTAPAAESPVVDQRAGAGRVMWTSTAAFTLMFAVWLMFGILGKPIKDEFGLTDTQLSWVSAVAVLNGSMWRLPAGMLADRIGGRKVFTAMLALTAVPAFLVSRADSYAMLLVLAFLVGFAGNSFSVGIAWNAAWAPRERQGFALGLFGAGNVGASVTKFIGPPLILATAGTTVAFGVQGGWRLIPVVYAVLLLLMAVAVWVLTPSVDRMPGASKSLGEMLTPLRQLRVWRFSLYYVAVFGAYVALAAWLPLYYMENFDVSLTTAGLLTAVFIFPASLLRPVGGWFSDRWGARKAMYGTFLVMLATTGLLMMPNGYIVINHADGRETEHLAYAMHIVPFTVLLFLLGCAMGVGKAAVYKHIPEYFPGNVGPVGGLVGMLGGLGGFVLPPLFAYTKVWTGFPTSTFFVLFLLVAVCLLWMHLTVVRMLHERSPEVADKLDEPAPHPALSVQEARA; encoded by the coding sequence ATGAGCACCACCGCCCCCGCGGCCGAGAGCCCGGTCGTCGACCAGCGGGCGGGAGCCGGCCGCGTGATGTGGACGTCCACGGCGGCGTTCACGCTGATGTTCGCGGTCTGGCTGATGTTCGGCATCCTCGGCAAGCCGATCAAGGACGAGTTCGGGCTGACCGACACCCAGCTCTCCTGGGTCTCCGCGGTGGCCGTCCTCAACGGCTCGATGTGGCGCCTCCCGGCGGGCATGCTCGCCGACCGCATCGGTGGCCGCAAGGTCTTCACCGCGATGCTCGCGCTCACCGCGGTCCCCGCCTTCCTCGTGAGCCGGGCCGACAGCTACGCCATGCTCCTCGTCCTGGCCTTCCTGGTCGGCTTCGCGGGCAACTCCTTCAGCGTCGGCATCGCCTGGAACGCCGCCTGGGCGCCCCGTGAGCGCCAGGGCTTCGCCCTCGGGCTCTTCGGCGCGGGCAACGTCGGCGCGTCGGTCACCAAGTTCATCGGCCCGCCGCTCATCCTGGCCACCGCCGGCACCACGGTCGCGTTCGGGGTCCAGGGCGGATGGCGCCTCATCCCCGTCGTCTACGCGGTCCTGCTCCTGCTCATGGCGGTGGCGGTGTGGGTGCTGACCCCCTCCGTCGACCGGATGCCCGGGGCGAGCAAGAGCCTCGGCGAGATGCTCACCCCCCTGCGCCAGCTGCGGGTATGGCGCTTCAGCCTCTACTACGTCGCGGTCTTCGGCGCCTACGTCGCCCTCGCCGCCTGGCTCCCGCTCTACTACATGGAGAACTTCGACGTCTCGCTGACCACGGCCGGGCTGCTCACCGCCGTCTTCATCTTCCCGGCCTCCCTGCTCCGCCCGGTCGGCGGCTGGTTCTCCGACCGCTGGGGTGCGCGCAAGGCGATGTACGGCACCTTCCTCGTCATGCTGGCCACCACCGGCCTCCTGATGATGCCGAACGGCTACATCGTCATCAACCACGCCGACGGGCGGGAGACCGAGCACCTGGCCTACGCCATGCACATCGTCCCGTTCACCGTCCTGCTCTTCCTGCTCGGCTGCGCGATGGGCGTGGGCAAGGCCGCGGTCTACAAGCACATCCCCGAGTACTTCCCCGGCAACGTCGGGCCGGTCGGCGGCCTGGTCGGCATGCTCGGCGGTCTGGGCGGCTTCGTGCTGCCACCCCTGTTCGCCTACACCAAGGTCTGGACCGGCTTCCCCACGTCCACCTTCTTCGTGCTCTTCCTGCTCGTGGCCGTCTGCCTCCTGTGGATGCACCTCACGGTCGTCCGGATGCTGCACGAGCGCTCCCCCGAGGTCGCCGACAAGCTCGACGAGCCCGCCCCCCACCCCGCCCTGTCCGTCCAGGAGGCCCGCGCATGA
- a CDS encoding MFS transporter produces the protein MTTDTRRTGSRWLQNWDPEDEEGWDSRIAWQTLWITTFTLTLCFITWFLPSAIVPKLNDIGYSFTQTQLYWMAAMPGLAAGLLRIVWMVLPPLMGTRSMVALTTALLFFPLLGWGVRVQEPTAPYWELMVLAFLAGIGGGAFSGFMPSTSYFFPKRLQGTALGLQAGLGNFGVSLVQLLTPWLIGFSMLGFLGNSQVMELAGRANQEVWYQNAAFFWIPFVLVGAAWAWLALRSVPVKANVRQQFDIFRNPDTWYMTLLYIMTFGTFSGLSAQFGLLMKNLYGAGNPEIVQGAGESAQLLIEGYAVPEAVKFVFLGPLVGAGARVLFSPLTDKMGGAIWTLISGIGLIASIGFTISALVPDTTSAATLDAGFDRFLWGMLAIFLFAGIGNASTFKQMPMIFERRQAGGVIGWTAAIAAFGPFFFGIGLTLMTPTIFYVIGLVFAVMCVGITWWRYARPGAPSPAEPHTRPTRETRGKT, from the coding sequence ATGACCACCGACACCCGCCGCACCGGCAGCCGCTGGCTGCAGAACTGGGACCCCGAGGACGAGGAGGGCTGGGACAGCCGCATCGCCTGGCAGACGCTATGGATCACCACGTTCACGCTCACCCTGTGCTTCATCACGTGGTTCCTGCCCAGCGCGATCGTCCCCAAGCTCAACGACATCGGCTACTCCTTTACCCAGACCCAGCTCTACTGGATGGCGGCGATGCCGGGCCTGGCCGCGGGCCTGCTGCGCATCGTGTGGATGGTGCTGCCCCCGCTCATGGGCACCCGCTCGATGGTGGCGCTGACCACGGCCCTGCTCTTCTTCCCGCTGCTCGGCTGGGGCGTGCGCGTGCAGGAGCCCACGGCCCCCTACTGGGAGCTGATGGTGCTGGCCTTCCTCGCCGGCATCGGCGGCGGGGCGTTCTCCGGCTTCATGCCGAGCACCTCCTACTTCTTCCCGAAGCGGCTGCAGGGCACGGCACTGGGCCTGCAGGCCGGCCTGGGCAACTTCGGCGTCTCCCTGGTCCAGCTGCTCACACCCTGGCTGATCGGCTTCTCGATGCTGGGCTTCCTGGGCAACAGCCAGGTGATGGAACTGGCCGGTCGGGCCAACCAGGAGGTGTGGTACCAGAACGCCGCCTTCTTCTGGATCCCCTTCGTCCTGGTCGGTGCCGCGTGGGCCTGGCTGGCGTTGAGGTCCGTGCCGGTCAAGGCCAACGTGCGTCAGCAGTTCGACATCTTCCGCAACCCCGACACCTGGTACATGACCCTGCTCTACATCATGACCTTCGGCACCTTCTCGGGGCTGTCGGCGCAGTTCGGCCTGCTCATGAAGAACCTCTACGGTGCCGGCAACCCGGAGATCGTGCAGGGCGCGGGTGAGAGCGCCCAGCTGCTCATCGAGGGGTATGCCGTGCCGGAGGCGGTGAAGTTCGTCTTCCTCGGCCCGCTGGTCGGGGCCGGCGCCCGCGTGCTGTTCTCCCCCCTCACCGACAAGATGGGCGGCGCCATCTGGACCCTCATCTCCGGCATCGGTCTCATCGCCTCGATCGGGTTCACGATCAGCGCACTCGTGCCGGACACGACCTCGGCAGCCACCCTGGACGCCGGCTTCGACCGGTTCCTGTGGGGCATGCTCGCGATCTTCCTCTTCGCCGGCATCGGCAACGCGTCCACGTTCAAGCAGATGCCGATGATCTTCGAACGGCGGCAGGCCGGCGGGGTCATCGGCTGGACGGCGGCCATCGCCGCCTTCGGCCCCTTCTTCTTCGGCATCGGCCTGACCCTCATGACCCCCACCATCTTCTACGTCATCGGACTGGTCTTCGCCGTGATGTGCGTCGGCATCACCTGGTGGCGCTACGCCCGGCCCGGTGCCCCAAGCCCAGCTGAGCCCCATACCCGACCCACCCGAGAGACACGAGGAAAGACATGA